ACCCCGTCCGTCACCCTCTACCACTGGGACCTGCCGCAGGCGCTGCAGGACCGCGGCGGCTGGCCGGAGCGGGAGACGGCCGAGCACTTCGCGGCGTACGCGGCCGTGGTGGCCGAGCGCCTCGGCGACCGCGTGACGCACTGGACGACGCTCAACGAACCCCTGTGCTCGGCCTGGATCGGCCACCTGGAAGGCACGATGGCCCCCGGCTGGACGGACCTCACTGCGGCGGTCCGCGCCTCCTACCACCTGCTCCTCGCCCACGGCCTGGGCATGCAGGCGATCAGGGCGGCGACGCCGCACGCCCAGGTCGGCATCGTCAACAACCTCTCCACGATCCACGCCGCGACCGACCGGCCGGAGGACCTGGCGGCGGCCCGCCGCATGGACGGCCACACCAACCGCTGGTGGCTGGACCCGGTGCACGGCCGCGGCTTCCCCGAGGACATGCGCGAGGTGTACCGCGTCGACCTGCCCGAGCAGCCGGGCGACGCGGCGGTCATCGGGGGCCGGCTGGACTGGCTTGGCCTCAACTACTACTTCCCGCAGACGGTCGCCGACGACCCCACCGCCCCGGCCCCGTTCGTCCGCGACGTCCGCCGCGACGGCGTGCCGCGCACCGGCATGGACTGGGAGATCGACGCGAGCGGCATCGAGGAGCTGTTGCTGCGCCTGACCTCGGAGTACGGCCCGCGCAGGCTGTACGTCACGGAGAACGGCTCCTCCTTCCCGGACGTGGTCCGCCCGGACGGGACGATCGACGACCCCGAGCGCCGGGCCTACCTGGAGGGGCACCTGGCGGCGTGCGCGTCGGCGGCCCGCAAGGGTGCCCCGCTGGCCGGCTACTTCGCCTGGTCGCTGCTGGACAACTTCGAGTGGGCGTACGGCTACGACAAGCGCTTCGGGCTGGTCCACGTCGACTACGCCACCCAGGTCCGCACGATCAAGGGCTCCGGCCACCGGTACGCGGAGATCGTCCGCGACCACCAGGGCCGGGCGCGCAAGGCCGCGTAGGGCGGCCGGCGGAGGGGGCGTACGACCCCGTGGTGGGCGCGGAGGGAGCCCGCGCCCACCACGGCCCCACGGCCGCACGGCCCCACGGCCGCACGGCCCCACGGCCGCACGGCCCCACGACCTGACGTCCGCATCTCGTCCCCCGCCACCGGCCGCTATGTCCGCATGCTCGGAAGGAACGCCGCTCACGAGTACAGGCGAAGGTGGACCGGGTGCGGAGGGAGCAGAAGGGCTGAGCAGCCGTGCAGGGCAGGGCAGTTGGCCGAAAGCACCGGGGTGCGTCTCCCGCCCGCTTCCGTTCGGTGGCACCATCACCCACAGCCGTGCCGCGCTCCGGCACGACCGCGCCGAACCGTTCGGGCAGCAGGCCATCACACCGCGAGGAGCCGCTGTGATCACGACCGTGACCGCCGCCCTGACCTCCCTTCGGCCCCGTGTCCTGCTCGTCCTCGCCGTACTGCTCGCCGCCCTCGCCCCGGCCACGCCGTCGCTCGCCACCGTCGCCGAAAGCCCGGCGCCGGGTGCCACCGCCGCGGGAGCCGTCCGGTCGGGGAAGCCCGGCGGCGCCGAGGTCGTGGCCGTCACCCAGGTCGCCGACCGGCAGGTCGACCTGTCCGTGCGGTCCGCCGCACTGGGCGGCCACACGGTCAAGGTCCGTCTGCTCACCCCCGACGGCTGGAACCCCGCCGACCGGCGGCAGCACTGGCCGACGCTGTGGCTGCTGCACGGCTGCTGCGGCGACTACACCTCGTGGACCCGCATGACCGACGTCGCGGAGACCGCCGGCCTGCGCGACGTCCTCGTGGTGATGCCGGAGGCGGGCTGGAACGGCTGGTACAGCGACTGGTGGAACCACGGCGAGGGCGGCGACCCCGCGTGGGAGACGTTCCACACCAGGGAACTCCGGAGGCTCCTGGAGCGTGACTGGGGTGCCGGCAGCGACCGTGTGGTGGCCGGCCTGTCGATGGGCGGCCAGGGTGCCCTGATGTACGCCGCACGGCACCCCGGCATGTTCAAGGCGACCGCCGCGTACTCCGGCTCGGCGCACCCGCTGCTGAACGAGGAGTCGACCGACCGCATCATGGGCCTCCTCGCCGGCCAGGGCAACGACCCGCTGCGCGTCTGGGGCGACCCGGTGGCGCAGCGCCGCATCTGGCAGGCCCACGACCCCTTCCACCTGGCCAAGCGACTCAAGTCGCTCCCCGTCTACCTGTCGTGCGGCGACGGCACCCCCGGCCCCCTCGACCCACCGGGCGCCACCAGCGCCCTGGAGGCCGACTTCAACCGCCAGAACCTGGCGCTGGCGGCGGAACTGAAGCACGTCGGCGCCCGCCACGTCACCACCCACCTCTACGGCCCAGGCACCCACACATGGCCGTACTGGGAACGCGAACTGCACGCCTCGTTGCCGATGCTGCTCGGCGCGCTGCGCGGCGACTGAACCTGGGCGCCCGCCGGGACTCCGTCGCGAACACGTGCAGCACCTGACGGGAGTCGGCGGCATCTGCTCCGGGCCTGCTCCGTCAGTACGCCCAGCCGACGGCGGGTCGCCGGGAGGGTCAGGCGGCGTACCGCGGTACGCCGCCCTCCCAGCCTCGGTCGGTCACTTGAGCGTGACTACCAGGGTGGTGCGGCCTTCACCGCTCGGCGCCGAGACGATGACCTGCTGGCCGCGTGCGGTCGTGAAGGTCCGGTACTGCACGGGGTGACCGTCGAGCGTCACCGAATCGATCTCCGAGCCCGGCGGCACCACGTGGCCGATGGACAGGTCGGCCTCCAGGTGCCGGGTCACCTCGGTGGTGAAGGTCTTGCTCACATGCCGGGCGCGGACGTCGACCGACCCCTTCCCCAGCCTGATGTTGCTGCCGGCGATCCGTTCCTGGCCCGTGGGCACCTGAGAGACGACGGAGACCCGGTTTCGGCCCAGGTCGGGCGAGACCCCGAGCTGCTGGTGCACCACCGGCCACAGCACGCCGTACGCGCCCCAGGCCTGCAGCGCCATCGAACGCTCGGTGAGGGGACGCTCGATATTCGCCGGTGCGTCCGGGCTCGGCGCGATCTCCGGCATCGCACCGGGCATCTCCCAGACCGAGGGATCGAGCTGGATCCGTGCGTTCGCGGTGGTGTAGCGCTGTTGCTCGTGGTGGCCCAGGCGGCCGTAGTTCCCCTCGGCGACCGCCATGATCGCGGTGTTGAGGGAGTAGATGGCGCGCTCGCTCTGCACGGCGGACACCGTGCTGTCGCAGGACGGACCCTTGTTGCCGCCCTCGGCCGAGGTGGGACCGGTACCCGTGTGATAGAGCCCGAACTCTCCGGAGTAACAGCTCTCCTGGCGCTTGGCCAGTGCCAGTCGGCCGTGCTCGGACGAGGCCAGCGGCACCGTGGGCCTGCCGGGACGGACCAGCTCCGCGTCCATGGGCGTCACACCGATCCAGTGGCGCTGCAACATGGGGCTGTTGTCCGTGTCTTGCAGTGAGTCGCCGTACTGGTCGGTGTCACCACCGGCCCACCAGGTGCGCTCGAACCGCTGCTCCAGCTTCTCGGCGCGCTTCGTCGCCCATGATGCCGTCGTGGAGTCGTGCTTGCTGTGCGCCATGTCCGCGAGGTCACGAAGGCCGCGGGCGGTGTAGACCGCGTTGTCGAGCTTCTCCGCACCCATGCCGGATCGCTCGACGTTGCCCGTGCCCTCGGGCCATCCGTCGCCGTCCTTGTCGAGTGTGCGGTAGATGAACCTCATGTTGCGCACGGCGAAGTCGTACATCTCATCGCGGAACGCGTCGTCCCCCGTCCAACGCCACAACAGGGCGACGGCGCTCGGGAACTTCGCGGTCTCGTCGGTGTTTCCGGGATCGTCGTTGGCGCCGTAGTAGACCGAGCCGTCCGGCGTCATCTCGTGAATGACCTTGCCGCTGCCCTCGTTGACCAGCTCGCTGACGTCCTTCAGCGACCGAAGGTGGGCCATGATGTCGTCGAACTGGCCCATGGCCACACTGGCGAACGCGGTGTACTCGCCGTCGGTCCCGAACAGCCATGGGTAGTCGGGCCAGCCCGCCCCCAGCCAACGGGCCGACGCCAGCTCGCCGGTCGGTGCGGGGTACTGCCTGCCCTCATCGACGAGACGCAGTCGCAGGCCGTGGGACTCCTGCACGGAGTCGGCGAGGTTCTGCTTGGACCACTCCACACTGCGCTGGAGCAGGTTGTCACCGGGCAGTTCGACCGAGGTGCGGGCCGCCACCGCGCGCCGTTCGGCGATCTTCTGTTCCAGCAGCTGCTCGGGGTCGGCCAGCGCCCGGTCGAACTGGGTGCGGGCGTCCTTCGGCCCCTGTTCCGAGCCGGCGACCGCGAACCACAGTGTCGTCGGCGTGCCGGCCTTCAAGTCGACGCTGTAGTTCATCCGGCCGCCGGTGCCCTTGCCGGCCTCGCTGTCGTCGCACCTCTTCGGCGCCTCGCCGGTGGCCGGGCAGATCACCGGATCGCTCTGCGGACCACGGTGGTCCGGACCCAGCTGGTGGGTCTCCGGAGTCAGTCTGCTGCCGACGACGGCCGCATAGTCATGCGCATCGGCGTGGGGAACGTCCGGGGTGCCCTTCTCGCGGAAGACGAGGGTCTTTCCGGAGTAGGAGCCCTCGTCGGGGAGGTTGAACTTCAGCTGGTCCGGCTGCGTCCAGCCCCAGGGGTAGGAGTTCATCAGCTCCGAGTGGGCGTCGAGGGCGAGCTTCACCTTCGAGTCCCGCTCGGAGGTGAGCGTCAGCCCCACCAGCCCGGCACGCAGGCCGTCCGGTGCGAAGTTCGTCCGGCTCGCGCTGACCCCTGCCGTCGCCGCATAGTCGATCCGGGTGTAACCCCAGCCGCTGGTGAACTTCTCCGCCTTGGCCTGACCACCCAGCCATGCGCCGTTCAGACCGAACCACATGCCGTCGAGCAGTTTGATCGACTGGGTCCACATACCGCCCATCTCCCCGCGAATGTGCCAGCCGGCAGCCGGGTAGAGGCCGTCCGCGGTACCCACGGAGTAGAATCGGCTGCCGACGCTGACCGCACGGCGGTCGGCCAGGCGGGTCGTCTCCGACAGCTCCGCAGAGCGCGGCAGGTCGGCGTGGGTCTCGCGATCGGGCTGGGCGTTGGCGGGAGCACTGAGCACACCGGACACGAGGGCTCCGGTGGCCGCCAGGAGAAGTGCTGTTCGTGGCCGCATTATCACCTCGAAAGTGTCTTTCCGTCGCCGCCGGTCCGTCGGGACCCCGCGGAACACGGGAAAGGGACTGTGTGGAACAGGTGAGCGGCGACAGTCAACTTGTTCCGACGAGTCCACGTCAATCATGGAGCGTGGATCCGTCGCCTGCCGTCAGCAGGGCTTGATCAAGTTCCGTAGGCGTCCGGATCGTTGGTGATGACCAGGATGGGGAACGCTCCTTGGGGTCGTCGCGGACCGCCCGGGTGGTCTTGGCGATGTTGTCGGCTCCGAGGACGCCTTCTCAGTCGTTCGGCTCGGCGCAGAGGGTGGTGGGAGCGCTGAGCTGTCGGTCAGCCGCCCTGGTAGATCGTGGTGCACAGCAGCGTGGCGCCGTCGTCCACCAGGGCGGCCCAGTAGCGCGTCTGGTCGCCGGCCACCCGGCGGCAGTTGTTCGCGTCGGCGCCCGCCGGGGCACGGTAGACGCCGGTGATGTGCATGATCTGGTTGTACGGGACGCGGGCACCGGCTCGCGTCGGCAGGCCACGGCCGTCATCAGGGCGAGGGAGATCGCGTCGCCGGACTGCTGCCCGAGCAGGCAGTAGTTGGCGTGGTAGACGCGGCTGAGGCAGAGCTTCGTGGTGTCGCCGGTGGTGGAGGACCGGTAACTCCAGTACGACTTCCCATAGCCGGTGGGGCAGGCCGTGTCGGTGGCGGTCACCTGGACCTGCGCCTGCTCGCCGGCACAGGACACGGGGTCCGGCGGAACATCGCGCGGATCTCTCCGGGTCCCGGAATACTCACCCGGGGAGCGTAACAACCGCTGGTCCGGGCTCACCCGCCCGCCTTCCGGTGCCGCGGTCCGCTTCCCCTCACTCGATCGCGCACTCCCTCACGTCGAGCGGCTCGGTGTCGCCGGCCGGCCTGCTGCACAGGACGTCAGCCTCCGAGATGCCCTCCGGCGTTCTCCGGACCCGCTTGAGGACGATGCTGTGGCCGCGCCGTTCGCCGTACAGGGGCGCGTCGGTGAAATCGATCGTTCCGGTGGCCATCCCGTCGAGCTTGACGCTTCTGAGGTTGACCCAGGTCGCCGCGCGGCTCTGGCGTACGTCCCCGAGGCTGGCCGCCCAGTACAGCGCGCGTGTGGCGTCGTGGGAGAGGGCCGTCTGCCCGCTGGCGAAGTCGGCGGCGTCGTACGTGGCCTCCCCGTTGCGCATCCACGGGAGGTGCTTGGCGGCGTCCTCGTAGAAGGCGGTCCCGGACGCGGCCTCCTTCAGCTCGGCCAGGGCCGCGTGGTACAGCGTGATCCGCGGGGCCACGCCGTCACGGCCGCCCGCGCCGGAGAACCTTGCCTTGCTCAGGTCGTCGCCCGTGAGGATCGAGATCTCCCTGTTTGCGCAACCAGGTTCGGTGCTCAGCTGCGTCATCAGCGGACCGATGTCCTCGACCCGTCCGGCGAAGTAGATCACCGAGGGGACGCTCTCGCCCCGGCAGATGTTCTCCGCGTGCAGCCGGAGTTCGGGCTTGCCGTTCGCCACCCGGTAGTTCTGCGCGGGCAGCAGCCGGAAGCCCTCCCGCTTCAGCATCTCCCCGCCGTAGAGGGCTTGTTCGCTGGTGTAACGGTCCTGCGACTCCTCGGTGTCGCGGGCCAGCACCAGGGCGCGCGGGGCTCTGTCCAGGGTGCGAAGCTGCCGGGCGACGAGACCGAGCGCGTCCGCCTGGTGTTCGTCCGGAGCCGCGAGGCTGAACCAGTTGGAGAAGTCCTTCGGCAGGTAGGTCGCCGAGTTGGTGCCGGAGACGATGGGCAGCCCCACCCTGTGCAGCCGACGCGTGACGTCGGGGCTGCTCTGCAGGTCACGGCCGAAGCCGACGACACCGACGACGGTCGGGTCGCGGTCGGCGTACTCGGCGATCGCGTCGGCCGTGACGCGCTGGTGCCCCATGTCGGCGCCGCCGTTGGCGAGCAGTACCCGCAGTTTCACCGTGTAGTTCTCGTTGACCACGCGCTGGGCGAGGTACACGCCGGCCAGCTCCTCGGCCCCCTTGACCAGTGAGGGGTCCACCGGGGAGGAGCTCAGCGGGCCCGCGTACACCACCGTGACGTAGGTGCCGGGACGGCCGCGCAGCACCTCGGCGTTCTCTTCGCGCACCAGCTCTTCGAGATCGCGCAGCCTCCGGCCCTCCTCGTCGGCCCCGCCGCGCAGCTGCGCACCGAACCGGACGTCTCCGGTGGCTATCCCGACGCACTCCGTGCCCCCACCGGGCGCGGGGCGCCTCTCGGTGTCGCGATCGGCGGTCAGCAGGCCGGCCGAGCAGTACGTCCGGTGCAGCTCGCGGGAGTGGACGACACCCGCGGTGACGGCGAGGACGAGGACGAGGAGCAGGCTGTACGCCGACCACACCACGCGAGCCAGGGGTGGCCGGTTCCGGGCCCTGACACACCGCCAGTCCGCCTGCCGCAGCTGCACCAGTTCCTCACGCGGCAGCGGGATCCTGAGCACCCAGGGCAGGGCGTTGGTCCTGCTCGGCGACTGGTCGGCCCGGAGGTTCCCGGCCCATTCGTCGTACCAGTGCCCCAACCGCTGCTGAAGGCGCGGGGACAGGCGCGGGGGCAGGGGCGGGGATTGCGGCAGGGCGGCCGGCGGACCTCCGTCCGCACCCCGGTCGAGCAGTGCCGCGTCGTCCGCCGCCACGCCCGCCACGATCAGCAGCGGGTCGAGTTCACTGCGTCGGCTGCGGACGTCGCTGACCGCCCTGATCAGTTCTATTCCGCCGTTCTCGCGGCTTATCCGGCGCAGGAACAGCACCGGCGGACGGGTCCTCTTGAACCCCCGCAAGTCCCAGCTGCCGCGCCGGTGGTTGTCGCGCAGGTCCTCGAAGAGCGCCAGCACGTACAACTGGAGGGGGAACGGACCGCCCTCCCGCATGGCCTCGGCCACGTCGTAGGCGCGGGCCGCTATGGCTCTCCAGGACCGGACGGGCCGCAGCAGCCGCACGCTGGTCGACCGGCGGCGGGCGGCGGACTGGAGAAACGTCGTGGTCAGGAACCACCGGCTCTCCCTGCGCAGCCACAGGAAGAGGGGTGCGCGTCCGGGGACGTGGTTCAGGACCGCGAGCAGGATCATCAGCCCGATGCCCGCCAGAGCGGCGATGTACCACTCGGGGCGGGTGAGCAGCGCGGTGAAGGCGCCCAGGACGCCCATGGGGAGGAATTGCTGCACATCGGTGAGCAGCGTCTGCCGTTGGCGGCGCGAGGGTCTGCGGGGACGCCAGCGCTGCCGGGCGAGGATGCGCAGCAGGTGCGTCTGAGCCTGCTCCCGCTGGGCGTTCCCGTCCGGAGTGCCGACGGGGGCGGTCGGCCAGTGCTCGCGCATCTCCGGGTCGTCGGTGGCCTCTTGAAGAGCACGGACGAGATTGAGGCGGGGAAAGGCGTAGGGGCGGTAGGCGGCGGACCGGTCGCCCCACTTCCCGGAGTCGCCGAGATCGCACAGGAGCCGCCCGGCCCGGGCCGTGGGATCGAGGTCGCCCGGCTGGGGCTCGGTCGGGGCGACCGCGAGGCGCGTACCGTGACGCTGCTGCCCTTCGCGCAGCTCGTCGACCAGTTCGGTGACGCGGTCGTCGTCGGCGGGGTCCTCGGCGTGCAGCACGATGACCGGCATCAAGGGGTCGTTGGTCCGGAAGTCCTGGATCAAAGACTCCAGTTGCCGCTGGACGTCGATTCCCGCCTCGGTCGACATGCCGGGGTGACCGCCCGGACAGTCCTGAGGAAAACTCTGGCCACGGCCGTGCATGGACACCCCCCATGGTCGTAAGACGCATGTGTCGCAAGCGCTTTGTGAGGATAGCGCTTGCCCCGTACAACCGCTCCCTGCGGGAACGGCGTCCGTGGGGGGTGGTGCACAGGCCGGAGGGTGCGGTCGCTCATGGTGGTGGGGTCGCGCCCACCTGTGTCGTCGCGGACGTCCGCCGCGCGCGGTCGGTGACGAACAGCCTGGGCGTCGGCAACCGCCGGTTGCGGTGCGACCACTGTTGGCGGGCGGGGAAGACCGTCGGCCACATGGTGCTGATGACGGCCGACCGACCCACCTGTTCGGGCAGGTGTCCAGACCGGGTCCGGCTGCTCGACGCGACGGCCACGAGGAGCGGTGAGGCGGCACGGCAACGGGTCCCCGCTCCTGCCCCGGGAGCGGAGAGGGCGGGCTCAGCAGTCCCTGAACCCGTCGACCGGTTCAGTAGCTGTGCTCGTACCGAAGTGAGCCGCCCGTGCGTTCCCCGCCCCGCGCCGGCGGGCGGAACGCCGCCCGCCGGACCCGCGACGTCCGCCACAGCCACAGCACGTCCCGCCCGAACGACCACACCAGCAGCCCCAACGCCAGCGCCACCACCGCCGCGTTCGCCACCCACGGCAGCAGGTCGGCGCCCGCCACCAGCAGGAAGACACCCTGCACCGCGGCCACCGCCTTGCGTGCCGTGCTCGGCGGCAGGGGCGCGTTCAGCCACGGCAGGAAACGGGCGGCGGCGACGAAGACGTAGCGCATACCGCCGATCAGCAGCACCCACGGCCCCAGCGACATCGAGACGTACACGCTCAGCACGAGGATCAGGAACGCGTCGACCTCCATGTCGAACCGCGCCCCCAGCGCCGACGTCGTGCCCGTGCGCCGTGCGACCTTGCCGTCCACCCCGTCGAGGATCAGCGCCACCGCCGTCAGGCCGACCAGCAGCGCCATGGGCGGTGCGCTCTCGAAGGAGTCGGCGACCAGCGCGGTCACCCCGCCGACCAGGGTGGCGCGGCCGAGGGTGACCCGGTTGGCCGGGCCGAACGACCGCAGCTGCGACCGGTGCAGGGCCCGCGAGAGCACCGCCCAGCTGGCGATCGCGAAGGCGAGGCCGGTCAGCCAGCCCGCCGGTCCCATGCCGATCGCCGATCCGAGCAGGGCCAGCAACAGGATCTGCACGCCCGCGCCCACCGCGGTCTCCTGCTGGACCAGCCTCGCGTCACACGTGTTGTTCAGGGCCACCGCACATTCCTCCGGCCAGGTGACAGAGTCGATCAAGGCCGCGTACTCTGCGCGGCCTGTGCACCTCGGTACGTGCACCGCTCGCCGATCGTTCAGGAGGACCGCCGATGATCCGCGCCGCACGTGCGTTCTGGCTCAGCTCCCCGGGGCGCGGGGAGATCCGGGACGTCGCGCTCGCGGATCCCGCCGAGGACGAGGTGCTGGTCCGCACGCTCTTCTCCGGCGTCAGCCGCGGCACGGAGACGCTGGTCTTCCGGGGCGGTGTGCCGCGCAGCCAGTACACGGCCATGCGGGCGCCGTTCCAGGAGGGCGATTTCCCGGGGCCGGTGAAGTACGGCTACCTCAACGTCGGCGTGGTGGAGGAGGGACCGGCGGACCTGGTCGGCCGTACCGTCTTCTGCTTGTACCCGCACCAGACGCGGTACGTCGTCCCCGCCGCCGCCGTGACCCCGGTGCCGGAGCGTGTGCCCGCCGCCCGTGCCGTCCTCGCCGGCACCGTGGAGACCGCCGTCAACGCGCTGTGGGACGCGGCGCCGCTGGTCGGCGACCGGATCGCCGTGGTCGGCGGCGGCATGGTGGGCTGCTCGGTGGCAGCGCTGCTGGCCCGTTTCCCCGGCGTGCGCGTGCAGTTGGTGGACGCCGACCCGGGGCGGGCTCAGGTCGCCGAGGCGCTCGGCGTCGGGTTCGCCGAACCCGCCGCCGCCCTCGGTGAGTGCGACCTCGTCGTGCACGCCAGCGCGACCGAGCAGGGCCTCGCCCGGTCACTGGAACTCCTCGCCGCCGAGGGCACGGTCGTCGAGCTGAGCTGGTACGGCGACCGGCGCGTCGCCCTGCCGCTGGGCGAGGCCTTCCACTCCCGGCGCCTGACGATCCGCGGCAGCCAGGTGGGCACCGTCTCCCCGGCCCGACCCGGCCGGACGTACGCCGACCGGCTCGCCCTCGCCCTGGACCTGCTCGCCGACCCGGCGCTCGACGCGCTCGTCACCGGGGAGTGCGACTTCGCGGAACTCCCCGACGTACTGCCCCGGCTCGCCTCGGGGGAGATCCCGGCGCTCTGCCACCGGGTGCGGTACCCGGACGACGCCCGACCCGGAACCGTCTGACCTCAGAAAAGACGTAGGAGCCGCTGAACAAGGGAAGGACAGGAGCCGTACTACTCGGCATCCATGCCCCGCACCTGGAGGGTCGTCCGTTGTTCAGTGTCACCGTCCGCGATCACATCATGATCGCCCACAGCTTCCGCGGCGAGGTCTTCGGGCCCGCGCAGCGCCTGCACGGAGCGACGTTCCTGGTGGACGCCACGTTCCGGCGGGAGCAGCTGGACGACGACAACATCGTCGTCGACATCGGACTGGCCACGCGGGAACTCGGCGCCGTCGTAGCCGAGTTGAACTACCGCAACCTCGACAACGAGCCCGAGTTCGCCGGGATCAACACCTCCACCGAGTTCCTGGCGAAGGTCGTCGCCGACCGGCTCGCCGAGCGCGTGCACAAGGGCGCGCTGGGGGAGGGCGCCAAGGGACTCGCGGGCATCACAGTCACCCTGCACGAGTCGCATGTCGCCTGGGCGAGTTACGAGCGTGGCCTGTGACCGACACGACCGTGCGGAAGCTCTCCCACGTGCCCGCCCAGGCGGCCCCCAGGAACGGCGAGATCGTCCCCATGTCCCTGCGCACCGTGCACTTCGTCATGCCGGGCGGCGTGGACGACCCGGCCGCGCCCAGCGGCGGCAACGCCTACGACCGGCGGGTCTGCCTGGACCTGGCCGCCTTCGGCTG
This region of Streptomyces chromofuscus genomic DNA includes:
- a CDS encoding ABC transporter substrate-binding protein; translated protein: MSTEAGIDVQRQLESLIQDFRTNDPLMPVIVLHAEDPADDDRVTELVDELREGQQRHGTRLAVAPTEPQPGDLDPTARAGRLLCDLGDSGKWGDRSAAYRPYAFPRLNLVRALQEATDDPEMREHWPTAPVGTPDGNAQREQAQTHLLRILARQRWRPRRPSRRQRQTLLTDVQQFLPMGVLGAFTALLTRPEWYIAALAGIGLMILLAVLNHVPGRAPLFLWLRRESRWFLTTTFLQSAARRRSTSVRLLRPVRSWRAIAARAYDVAEAMREGGPFPLQLYVLALFEDLRDNHRRGSWDLRGFKRTRPPVLFLRRISRENGGIELIRAVSDVRSRRSELDPLLIVAGVAADDAALLDRGADGGPPAALPQSPPLPPRLSPRLQQRLGHWYDEWAGNLRADQSPSRTNALPWVLRIPLPREELVQLRQADWRCVRARNRPPLARVVWSAYSLLLVLVLAVTAGVVHSRELHRTYCSAGLLTADRDTERRPAPGGGTECVGIATGDVRFGAQLRGGADEEGRRLRDLEELVREENAEVLRGRPGTYVTVVYAGPLSSSPVDPSLVKGAEELAGVYLAQRVVNENYTVKLRVLLANGGADMGHQRVTADAIAEYADRDPTVVGVVGFGRDLQSSPDVTRRLHRVGLPIVSGTNSATYLPKDFSNWFSLAAPDEHQADALGLVARQLRTLDRAPRALVLARDTEESQDRYTSEQALYGGEMLKREGFRLLPAQNYRVANGKPELRLHAENICRGESVPSVIYFAGRVEDIGPLMTQLSTEPGCANREISILTGDDLSKARFSGAGGRDGVAPRITLYHAALAELKEAASGTAFYEDAAKHLPWMRNGEATYDAADFASGQTALSHDATRALYWAASLGDVRQSRAATWVNLRSVKLDGMATGTIDFTDAPLYGERRGHSIVLKRVRRTPEGISEADVLCSRPAGDTEPLDVRECAIE
- a CDS encoding 6-pyruvoyl trahydropterin synthase family protein — protein: MFSVTVRDHIMIAHSFRGEVFGPAQRLHGATFLVDATFRREQLDDDNIVVDIGLATRELGAVVAELNYRNLDNEPEFAGINTSTEFLAKVVADRLAERVHKGALGEGAKGLAGITVTLHESHVAWASYERGL
- a CDS encoding CDP-alcohol phosphatidyltransferase family protein, coding for MALNNTCDARLVQQETAVGAGVQILLLALLGSAIGMGPAGWLTGLAFAIASWAVLSRALHRSQLRSFGPANRVTLGRATLVGGVTALVADSFESAPPMALLVGLTAVALILDGVDGKVARRTGTTSALGARFDMEVDAFLILVLSVYVSMSLGPWVLLIGGMRYVFVAAARFLPWLNAPLPPSTARKAVAAVQGVFLLVAGADLLPWVANAAVVALALGLLVWSFGRDVLWLWRTSRVRRAAFRPPARGGERTGGSLRYEHSY
- a CDS encoding alpha/beta hydrolase — protein: MITTVTAALTSLRPRVLLVLAVLLAALAPATPSLATVAESPAPGATAAGAVRSGKPGGAEVVAVTQVADRQVDLSVRSAALGGHTVKVRLLTPDGWNPADRRQHWPTLWLLHGCCGDYTSWTRMTDVAETAGLRDVLVVMPEAGWNGWYSDWWNHGEGGDPAWETFHTRELRRLLERDWGAGSDRVVAGLSMGGQGALMYAARHPGMFKATAAYSGSAHPLLNEESTDRIMGLLAGQGNDPLRVWGDPVAQRRIWQAHDPFHLAKRLKSLPVYLSCGDGTPGPLDPPGATSALEADFNRQNLALAAELKHVGARHVTTHLYGPGTHTWPYWERELHASLPMLLGALRGD
- a CDS encoding zinc-dependent alcohol dehydrogenase; amino-acid sequence: MIRAARAFWLSSPGRGEIRDVALADPAEDEVLVRTLFSGVSRGTETLVFRGGVPRSQYTAMRAPFQEGDFPGPVKYGYLNVGVVEEGPADLVGRTVFCLYPHQTRYVVPAAAVTPVPERVPAARAVLAGTVETAVNALWDAAPLVGDRIAVVGGGMVGCSVAALLARFPGVRVQLVDADPGRAQVAEALGVGFAEPAAALGECDLVVHASATEQGLARSLELLAAEGTVVELSWYGDRRVALPLGEAFHSRRLTIRGSQVGTVSPARPGRTYADRLALALDLLADPALDALVTGECDFAELPDVLPRLASGEIPALCHRVRYPDDARPGTV
- a CDS encoding GH1 family beta-glucosidase, with amino-acid sequence MTIDLAALPHDFLWGTATSAYQIEGAVAEDGRSPSIWDTFSHTPGRIANDDHGDVACDHYHRWREDIALMRRLGTNAYRLSIAWPRVVPGGDGPVNAKGLAFYDELIDALLEADITPSVTLYHWDLPQALQDRGGWPERETAEHFAAYAAVVAERLGDRVTHWTTLNEPLCSAWIGHLEGTMAPGWTDLTAAVRASYHLLLAHGLGMQAIRAATPHAQVGIVNNLSTIHAATDRPEDLAAARRMDGHTNRWWLDPVHGRGFPEDMREVYRVDLPEQPGDAAVIGGRLDWLGLNYYFPQTVADDPTAPAPFVRDVRRDGVPRTGMDWEIDASGIEELLLRLTSEYGPRRLYVTENGSSFPDVVRPDGTIDDPERRAYLEGHLAACASAARKGAPLAGYFAWSLLDNFEWAYGYDKRFGLVHVDYATQVRTIKGSGHRYAEIVRDHQGRARKAA
- a CDS encoding glucosidase family protein, with protein sequence MSGVLSAPANAQPDRETHADLPRSAELSETTRLADRRAVSVGSRFYSVGTADGLYPAAGWHIRGEMGGMWTQSIKLLDGMWFGLNGAWLGGQAKAEKFTSGWGYTRIDYAATAGVSASRTNFAPDGLRAGLVGLTLTSERDSKVKLALDAHSELMNSYPWGWTQPDQLKFNLPDEGSYSGKTLVFREKGTPDVPHADAHDYAAVVGSRLTPETHQLGPDHRGPQSDPVICPATGEAPKRCDDSEAGKGTGGRMNYSVDLKAGTPTTLWFAVAGSEQGPKDARTQFDRALADPEQLLEQKIAERRAVAARTSVELPGDNLLQRSVEWSKQNLADSVQESHGLRLRLVDEGRQYPAPTGELASARWLGAGWPDYPWLFGTDGEYTAFASVAMGQFDDIMAHLRSLKDVSELVNEGSGKVIHEMTPDGSVYYGANDDPGNTDETAKFPSAVALLWRWTGDDAFRDEMYDFAVRNMRFIYRTLDKDGDGWPEGTGNVERSGMGAEKLDNAVYTARGLRDLADMAHSKHDSTTASWATKRAEKLEQRFERTWWAGGDTDQYGDSLQDTDNSPMLQRHWIGVTPMDAELVRPGRPTVPLASSEHGRLALAKRQESCYSGEFGLYHTGTGPTSAEGGNKGPSCDSTVSAVQSERAIYSLNTAIMAVAEGNYGRLGHHEQQRYTTANARIQLDPSVWEMPGAMPEIAPSPDAPANIERPLTERSMALQAWGAYGVLWPVVHQQLGVSPDLGRNRVSVVSQVPTGQERIAGSNIRLGKGSVDVRARHVSKTFTTEVTRHLEADLSIGHVVPPGSEIDSVTLDGHPVQYRTFTTARGQQVIVSAPSGEGRTTLVVTLK